One genomic region from Microcella humidisoli encodes:
- the cls gene encoding cardiolipin synthase, whose product MPSDATGLLPALLVVAHVVLGSIAIILISARRRPSTAIAWMLTIIFIPYIGAIAFFLVGLSRLPKRRREKQHEVSRAILDRTEGLDRVSHRDEWPEWLGSSVRLNENLGALPMVGGNRAELIDDYEGAIAAMVADIDTAEQYVHVEFFILTLDATTEPFFAALERATARGVTVRVLSDHLMSILYPPRKETLGRLAAMGAEWHGMLPLRPWKGQWQRPDLRNHRKLVVVDGRVGHTGSQNMIQSNYGKKKSIARGLHWHEVMVRLEGPVVRELDAVFVTDWYSETDELLPLDTSPVVLGDDPALLDAQVLPSGPSFENDNNLKLYTTLIHKAERQVSITSPYFVPDEAIQLAIITAASRGLLVELYVSEIGDQFFVYHAQRSYYEDLLRAGVRIYLYQAPTVLHSKHFTIDDDVAIVGSSNMDIRSFSLNMEVSVMVHGAEFVQRMRAIEASYRAESRELHLDEWVRRPWGEKARDSIARLTSSLQ is encoded by the coding sequence GTGCCCAGTGATGCGACCGGGCTGCTGCCCGCCCTGCTCGTCGTCGCGCACGTCGTGCTCGGCTCGATCGCGATCATCCTGATCTCAGCCCGACGCCGGCCGTCGACGGCGATCGCGTGGATGCTCACGATCATCTTCATCCCGTACATCGGCGCGATCGCCTTCTTCCTCGTCGGCCTCAGCCGCCTGCCGAAGCGCCGGCGCGAGAAGCAGCACGAGGTCAGCCGGGCCATCCTCGATCGCACCGAGGGTCTCGACCGTGTGAGCCACCGTGACGAGTGGCCCGAGTGGCTGGGCTCCTCGGTGCGGCTCAACGAGAACCTCGGCGCCCTGCCCATGGTGGGCGGCAATCGTGCCGAGCTCATCGACGACTACGAGGGCGCGATCGCGGCGATGGTGGCCGACATCGACACGGCCGAGCAGTACGTGCACGTCGAGTTCTTCATCCTGACCCTCGATGCGACGACCGAGCCCTTCTTCGCCGCACTCGAGCGGGCGACCGCGCGCGGGGTCACGGTGCGCGTTCTGAGCGACCACCTGATGAGCATCCTGTACCCGCCGCGTAAGGAGACGCTCGGTCGCCTCGCCGCGATGGGGGCCGAATGGCACGGGATGCTCCCCCTTCGCCCGTGGAAGGGCCAGTGGCAGCGCCCCGACCTGCGCAACCACCGCAAGCTCGTCGTCGTCGACGGGCGCGTGGGCCACACGGGCTCGCAGAACATGATCCAGTCGAACTACGGCAAGAAGAAGTCGATCGCGCGCGGACTGCACTGGCACGAGGTCATGGTGCGGCTCGAGGGGCCGGTCGTGCGTGAGCTCGACGCCGTCTTCGTGACCGACTGGTACAGCGAGACCGACGAGCTGCTGCCGCTCGACACGAGCCCCGTCGTGCTCGGCGACGACCCCGCTCTGCTGGACGCCCAGGTGCTGCCGAGCGGGCCGAGCTTCGAGAACGACAACAACCTCAAGCTCTACACGACCCTCATCCACAAGGCCGAGCGCCAGGTGAGCATCACGAGCCCGTACTTCGTTCCCGACGAGGCAATTCAACTGGCCATCATCACCGCGGCGTCGCGAGGGCTGCTCGTCGAGCTCTACGTGAGCGAGATCGGCGACCAGTTCTTCGTCTATCACGCGCAGCGCTCGTACTACGAAGACCTGCTGCGCGCCGGGGTGCGCATCTACCTCTATCAGGCGCCGACGGTGCTGCACTCGAAGCACTTCACGATCGACGACGACGTCGCCATCGTCGGCTCGAGCAACATGGACATCCGCTCGTTCAGCCTCAACATGGAGGTCTCGGTCATGGTGCACGGCGCCGAGTTCGTGCAGCGCATGCGCGCGATCGAGGCCTCGTACCGCGCGGAGAGCCGCGAGCTGCACCTCGACGAGTGGGTGCGACGACCGTGGGGCGAGAAGGCGCGCGACTCGATCGCCCGGCTCACCTCGTCGTTGCAGTGA
- a CDS encoding multidrug effflux MFS transporter — MSTVVHPGDSLTRRQRAVYVIVLGALTALGPFTIDLYLPAFPQVEADLGVSTAAIQLTLTATTIGFAFGQLLVGPWSDAVGRRLPLILATSLHVLASLGVALAPDITWLMAFRVLQGFGAAAGGVVAMATVRDLFGGYPLVRMLSRLSLVNGLAPILAPVIGSQLLLIMPWRGLFVVLAAYGVIIVIAASLLIVETLPPARRVDKGHATIRDRYRVLFGDRVFVGVAIIGGMSFSGLFAYLSASPFLFQEVYGLDPQGYGLLFAMNSIGVVAGVQISSRLAKRIPPQWILSVSTLVLLGSSVAIIVLDLADAGFWGTVVPLWFFITACGFGFPMVQALALANHGKEAGTAASLLGAMNFGLAGLLSPIVGLFGIANAVPMGAVMAATSVVSIASLWLIVRPRTVPALER; from the coding sequence GTGTCGACGGTCGTTCACCCCGGAGACTCGCTCACCCGCCGCCAGCGCGCCGTCTACGTGATCGTGCTCGGTGCCCTCACGGCGCTCGGCCCCTTCACGATCGACCTCTACCTGCCGGCCTTCCCGCAGGTCGAGGCCGACCTCGGGGTCTCGACCGCGGCCATCCAGCTGACCCTCACGGCGACGACGATCGGCTTCGCGTTCGGCCAGCTGCTCGTCGGCCCCTGGAGCGACGCGGTCGGCCGGCGCCTGCCGCTCATCCTCGCGACGAGCCTGCACGTGCTCGCGAGCCTCGGCGTCGCGCTCGCCCCTGACATCACCTGGCTCATGGCCTTCCGCGTGCTGCAGGGCTTCGGTGCCGCGGCGGGCGGCGTCGTCGCGATGGCGACCGTGCGCGACCTGTTCGGCGGCTACCCGCTCGTGCGCATGCTCTCGCGGCTCTCGCTCGTCAACGGCCTCGCGCCCATCCTCGCGCCCGTCATCGGCTCGCAGCTGCTGCTCATCATGCCCTGGCGCGGACTCTTCGTCGTGCTGGCCGCCTACGGTGTCATTATCGTCATCGCCGCGAGCCTGCTGATCGTCGAGACCCTGCCGCCCGCTCGGCGCGTCGACAAGGGCCACGCGACCATTCGCGACCGGTACCGGGTGCTGTTCGGCGACCGCGTGTTCGTCGGCGTGGCGATCATCGGCGGCATGTCGTTCTCGGGCCTCTTCGCCTACCTCTCGGCCTCGCCGTTCCTCTTCCAGGAGGTGTACGGCCTCGACCCGCAGGGGTACGGACTGCTGTTCGCGATGAACTCGATCGGCGTGGTCGCGGGGGTGCAGATCAGCTCGCGACTCGCGAAGCGCATCCCGCCGCAGTGGATCCTCAGCGTCTCGACCCTCGTGCTGCTGGGTAGCTCGGTGGCGATCATCGTGCTCGACCTCGCCGACGCGGGCTTCTGGGGCACGGTCGTGCCGCTGTGGTTCTTCATCACGGCGTGCGGGTTCGGCTTCCCCATGGTGCAGGCGCTCGCGCTCGCCAATCACGGCAAGGAGGCCGGCACCGCGGCCTCGCTGCTCGGGGCCATGAACTTCGGGCTCGCGGGCCTGCTCTCGCCGATCGTCGGACTGTTCGGCATCGCGAACGCCGTGCCCATGGGCGCGGTCATGGCGGCGACCTCGGTGGTGTCGATCGCGAGCCTCTGGCTCATCGTGCGGCCGCGCACGGTGCCCGCGCTCGAGCGCTGA
- a CDS encoding SLC13 family permease has product MSDITITMLILAVVVLAFVTNRIPVGLIAVGASLALYAFGILDLAQTFAGFGDPAVVLIAALFVVAEGLDGSGLTAWTGQQLIKRGGGSSRVLTIIIMIVVAVLAALISVNGAVAALLPVVVVIATKMTMPAGRLLLPLAFGAHAGSLLTLTGSPVNVIMSELAEEETGRAFGFFEFSLVGLPIVAGTVLIAVLLGNRLIPARTPSTLATDLGDHARTLLAQFGGAQPFGRVRVLSGSPLIGRTAEQIVFESDSAVSLIAIQSPGVRGSRDASAPIREGDVLILQGTPTSIRSVSDDVKLEGIGTSTVSSTWAAMDAEYGVAEIVIPPRSRAIGDEVFPGMVTESGDLIIVAIQRGGEDIGDQTGIRLEAGDILLVQGKWEALDENLRDTSVMVVDAPDQIRRQAAPLGRRAYLALGVLVLMVVALATGIVPPAVAGLVAAAIMVLTRVVSIEKAHRSIQWTTVLLVGGMIPVSTAITQTGAADLLATGIVDAVGALGPGVVLAALGLVTLIFGQLISNTATALIIAPIAISVAYEMGVSPLPFLMAVAVTAAAAVLTPVATPGNLMIMAPSGFQFGDYWKFGLPVGLVFFGVAVLLVPVLFPF; this is encoded by the coding sequence GTGAGCGACATCACCATCACGATGCTGATCCTCGCCGTCGTGGTGCTGGCGTTCGTGACGAACCGCATCCCCGTCGGCCTCATCGCCGTCGGCGCCTCGCTCGCCCTCTACGCCTTCGGCATCCTCGACCTCGCTCAGACCTTCGCGGGCTTCGGCGACCCGGCTGTCGTGCTCATCGCCGCGCTCTTCGTCGTCGCCGAGGGGCTCGACGGCTCGGGGCTCACGGCCTGGACGGGCCAGCAGCTCATCAAGCGCGGCGGGGGCAGCTCGCGCGTGCTCACGATCATCATCATGATCGTCGTCGCCGTGCTCGCGGCGCTCATCAGCGTCAACGGCGCGGTCGCCGCGCTGCTGCCGGTCGTCGTCGTCATCGCGACGAAGATGACGATGCCCGCGGGCCGTCTGCTGCTGCCGCTCGCCTTCGGGGCGCACGCCGGCTCGCTCCTCACGCTCACGGGCTCGCCCGTCAACGTCATCATGTCCGAGCTCGCCGAAGAGGAGACGGGACGCGCGTTCGGCTTCTTCGAGTTCAGCCTCGTGGGCCTGCCGATCGTCGCCGGAACGGTGCTCATCGCGGTGCTGCTCGGCAACCGGCTCATCCCGGCCCGCACGCCCTCGACGCTCGCGACCGACCTCGGTGATCACGCCCGCACGCTGCTCGCCCAGTTCGGCGGCGCGCAGCCGTTCGGCCGCGTGCGCGTACTCTCGGGGTCGCCGCTCATCGGCCGCACCGCCGAGCAGATCGTGTTCGAGAGCGACTCCGCGGTGTCGCTCATCGCGATCCAGTCGCCGGGAGTGCGCGGTTCGCGTGACGCCTCCGCGCCCATCCGCGAGGGGGACGTGCTGATTCTGCAGGGAACCCCGACGAGCATCCGCTCGGTGAGCGACGACGTCAAGCTCGAGGGCATCGGCACGAGCACGGTCTCGAGCACCTGGGCCGCGATGGACGCCGAGTACGGCGTCGCCGAGATCGTCATCCCTCCGCGCTCGCGTGCGATCGGCGACGAGGTGTTCCCCGGCATGGTCACCGAGAGCGGCGACCTCATCATCGTCGCGATCCAGCGCGGTGGCGAAGACATCGGCGATCAGACCGGCATCCGCCTCGAGGCCGGCGACATCCTGCTCGTGCAAGGCAAGTGGGAGGCCCTCGACGAGAACCTCCGCGACACCTCGGTGATGGTCGTGGATGCTCCCGACCAGATCCGCCGCCAGGCAGCGCCCCTCGGGCGCCGCGCGTACCTCGCCCTCGGGGTGCTGGTGCTCATGGTCGTCGCCCTCGCGACGGGCATCGTGCCGCCCGCCGTGGCCGGACTCGTCGCCGCGGCGATCATGGTGCTCACGCGCGTGGTGTCGATCGAGAAGGCTCACCGCTCGATCCAGTGGACGACCGTGCTGCTCGTCGGCGGCATGATCCCGGTCTCGACCGCGATCACGCAGACGGGCGCGGCCGACCTGCTCGCCACGGGCATCGTCGACGCGGTCGGCGCTCTCGGCCCCGGCGTCGTGCTCGCGGCTCTCGGTCTCGTGACCCTGATCTTCGGACAGCTGATCAGCAACACGGCGACCGCGCTCATCATCGCGCCGATCGCCATCTCGGTGGCCTATGAGATGGGGGTCTCTCCGCTCCCGTTCCTCATGGCGGTCGCCGTCACCGCCGCTGCCGCCGTGCTGACCCCGGTCGCGACGCCCGGCAACCTCATGATCATGGCCCCGTCAGGGTTCCAGTTCGGCGACTACTGGAAGTTCGGGCTACCGGTCGGCCTGGTGTTCTTCGGCGTCGCGGTGCTGCTCGTGCCCGTGCTGTTCCCCTTCTGA
- a CDS encoding AI-2E family transporter: MASEAPVPAPEPEAVRTERVTWLRSGPFAIGFIGTLGVLLALLLGAAVAQLAYTITLIFLATFISLGLYPVVTRLQQRGLSKGAAIGVVLAAFLAVVAAMLFLIVPIVIEQATELARTLPENLTDVNNQPWFIDLDEQFNGYPLILLEWIRLNSADPSLWLTVGGGALRIGADIINGTFGVLLVVVITIYFVASLDVMKNALYDLVPGSKRAGFAEIAEEIFDSIGKYLSGQVIIAVTNATFSFILLTIMGVRYAGILAFIALFITLIPVVGSVISTTLMVLVSLFTSPAAALVVGIVMIVYMQLEAYLLTPRIIGKAIKIPASLVLIGAVIGGTLLGLLGALVASPVVASILLILKKVVVPRQRVK; this comes from the coding sequence ATGGCGTCCGAGGCACCCGTCCCCGCACCCGAGCCGGAGGCCGTGCGCACCGAACGCGTCACCTGGCTGCGCTCCGGGCCGTTCGCGATCGGGTTCATCGGCACGCTCGGCGTCCTGCTCGCCCTGCTGCTCGGCGCCGCGGTCGCGCAGCTCGCCTACACGATCACGCTCATCTTCCTGGCGACCTTCATCAGTCTCGGGCTCTACCCCGTCGTGACCCGGCTGCAGCAACGCGGGCTCAGCAAGGGCGCGGCTATCGGTGTGGTGCTCGCGGCCTTCCTCGCCGTCGTGGCGGCCATGCTCTTCCTCATCGTGCCGATCGTCATCGAGCAGGCCACGGAGCTCGCGCGCACGCTGCCCGAGAACCTCACCGACGTGAACAACCAACCGTGGTTCATCGATCTCGACGAGCAGTTCAACGGCTACCCGCTCATCCTGCTCGAGTGGATCCGCCTCAACTCGGCCGACCCGAGCCTGTGGCTCACGGTGGGCGGCGGGGCGCTGCGCATCGGTGCCGACATCATCAACGGCACGTTCGGCGTGCTGCTCGTCGTCGTCATCACGATCTACTTCGTCGCCTCGCTCGACGTGATGAAGAACGCGCTCTACGACCTCGTGCCGGGCTCGAAGCGCGCGGGCTTCGCCGAGATCGCGGAGGAGATCTTCGACTCCATCGGCAAGTACCTCAGCGGGCAGGTCATCATCGCGGTCACCAATGCGACCTTCTCCTTCATCCTGCTCACCATCATGGGCGTGCGCTACGCCGGCATCCTGGCGTTCATCGCGCTCTTCATAACGCTCATCCCGGTCGTGGGCTCGGTCATCAGCACGACCCTCATGGTGCTCGTGTCGCTCTTCACCTCACCCGCAGCGGCGCTCGTCGTCGGCATCGTCATGATCGTGTACATGCAGCTCGAGGCATACCTGCTGACGCCCCGCATCATCGGCAAGGCCATCAAGATCCCGGCCTCGCTCGTGCTCATCGGCGCCGTCATCGGCGGCACCCTCCTCGGCCTGCTCGGTGCCCTCGTCGCGTCGCCCGTCGTCGCGAGCATCCTGCTGATCCTCAAGAAGGTCGTCGTTCCGCGGCAGAGGGTGAAGTAG
- the mmsB gene encoding multiple monosaccharide ABC transporter permease: MSDTATKSPASSSGIKLPSTLSHIVSDLGKNGIFLALIAVVVLFSITTNGILLRPQNISNLIVQNGYILILAIGMVLVIVAGHIDLSVGSIAAFIGAFSGVLIRDAGFPWWLAIIGALVIGAVVGAWQGFWIAYVGIPAFIVTLAGMLIFRGLALITLGNSNIGSFPEEYRALGNGFISFAGPDATIDFFTLAVGALAIIALVVQQVRTRNGRKKYGQAVDPTVWFIAKMAFVAIGVGAFTYALASFKGIPVTLIVLAVLVMIYGIVANRTVFGRHIYAIGGNRHAAELSGVKTKSVDFWLFVNMGILAALAGLVFTARLNLAGPKAGDGFELEAISAAFIGGAAVQGGIGTISGAIIGGLIIGVLNNGMSIMGIGIEWQQAVKGLVLLLAVAFDVYNKRRAGGGTGR, from the coding sequence ATGTCTGACACCGCTACCAAGAGCCCGGCATCGTCGTCGGGCATCAAGCTCCCCTCGACGCTCTCGCACATCGTGAGCGACCTCGGCAAGAACGGCATCTTCCTCGCGCTCATCGCCGTGGTCGTGCTGTTCTCGATCACGACCAACGGCATCCTGCTGCGTCCGCAGAACATCTCGAACCTGATCGTGCAGAACGGGTACATCCTGATCCTCGCGATCGGCATGGTGCTCGTGATCGTCGCCGGCCACATCGACCTCTCGGTCGGCTCGATCGCGGCCTTCATCGGGGCGTTCTCGGGCGTGCTGATTCGGGATGCCGGATTCCCGTGGTGGCTCGCCATCATCGGCGCCCTCGTCATCGGGGCGGTGGTGGGAGCCTGGCAGGGCTTCTGGATCGCCTATGTGGGCATACCCGCGTTCATCGTCACCTTGGCGGGCATGCTCATCTTCCGCGGGCTCGCGCTCATCACGCTCGGCAACTCGAACATCGGGTCGTTCCCGGAGGAGTACCGAGCGCTGGGCAACGGATTCATCTCGTTCGCGGGGCCCGATGCGACGATCGACTTCTTCACGCTCGCGGTGGGCGCCCTCGCGATCATCGCGCTCGTCGTGCAGCAGGTGCGCACGCGCAACGGTCGCAAGAAGTACGGCCAGGCCGTCGACCCGACCGTGTGGTTCATCGCGAAGATGGCCTTCGTCGCGATCGGCGTCGGCGCCTTCACCTACGCGCTCGCCTCGTTCAAGGGCATCCCCGTCACGCTCATCGTGCTCGCCGTGCTCGTCATGATCTACGGCATCGTCGCGAACCGCACGGTGTTCGGCCGTCACATCTACGCGATCGGCGGCAACCGCCACGCGGCCGAGCTCTCGGGCGTCAAGACGAAGTCGGTGGACTTCTGGCTGTTCGTCAACATGGGCATCCTGGCGGCGCTCGCGGGCCTCGTGTTCACGGCGCGCCTCAACCTGGCCGGCCCGAAGGCGGGCGACGGCTTCGAGCTCGAGGCCATCTCGGCGGCCTTCATCGGCGGCGCGGCCGTGCAGGGCGGTATCGGCACGATCTCCGGCGCCATCATCGGTGGCCTCATCATCGGTGTGCTCAACAACGGCATGTCGATCATGGGCATCGGCATCGAGTGGCAGCAGGCCGTCAAGGGCCTCGTGCTGCTGCTCGCCGTGGCCTTCGACGTCTACAACAAGCGTCGGGCCGGAGGCGGCACCGGTCGCTGA
- a CDS encoding saccharopine dehydrogenase family protein gives MRILLVGAGGVGDAIAKIAARRSFFDTMIVSDYDITRAERTIAWIEAKHGPQGDRFVAAQIDASQSESVAAVAREHAATHVMNAVEPKFVPTIFAGALAAGADYLDMAMSLSHPHPEQPHALTGVKLGDEQFAAAGDWEAAGRLALVGMGVEPGLSDVFARYAADHLFREIDELGTRDGANLVVRDDEGNEIFAPSFSIWTTIEECLNPPVIWEKDTGWFTTPPFSEPEVFDFPEGIGPVECVNVEHEEVLLMPRWVDAKRVTFKYGLGDEFIGILKTLNQLGLDKTEPIRVRSANGPVMVSPRDVVAAGLPDPATLGPRMTGKTCAGLWVTGTGVDGAPRDVYLYHVSDNEWTMAEYESQCVVWQTALNPVIALELLASGAWSGAGVLGPEAFDAQPFLDLMARPENEGGYGQPWGLQERTPVA, from the coding sequence ATGAGGATCCTCCTGGTCGGCGCCGGAGGCGTCGGAGACGCCATCGCCAAGATCGCCGCACGCCGCTCGTTCTTCGACACGATGATCGTGAGCGACTACGACATCACCCGCGCCGAGCGCACGATCGCCTGGATCGAGGCCAAGCACGGCCCCCAGGGCGACCGCTTCGTCGCGGCGCAGATCGACGCCTCGCAGTCGGAGAGCGTCGCCGCCGTCGCGCGCGAGCACGCGGCGACGCACGTCATGAACGCCGTCGAGCCCAAGTTCGTGCCCACCATCTTCGCGGGCGCCCTGGCCGCAGGTGCCGACTACCTCGACATGGCCATGAGCCTCTCGCACCCGCACCCCGAGCAGCCGCACGCCCTCACGGGCGTCAAGCTCGGCGACGAGCAGTTCGCCGCCGCGGGCGACTGGGAGGCTGCCGGTCGGCTCGCGCTCGTGGGCATGGGCGTCGAGCCCGGACTCAGCGACGTGTTCGCGCGCTACGCCGCCGACCACCTCTTCCGCGAGATCGACGAGCTCGGCACGCGCGACGGTGCCAACCTCGTGGTGCGCGACGACGAGGGCAATGAGATCTTCGCCCCGTCGTTCAGCATCTGGACGACGATCGAGGAGTGCCTCAACCCGCCCGTCATCTGGGAGAAGGACACGGGCTGGTTCACGACGCCGCCGTTCAGCGAGCCCGAGGTCTTCGACTTCCCGGAGGGCATCGGCCCCGTCGAGTGCGTCAACGTCGAGCACGAAGAAGTGCTGCTCATGCCGCGCTGGGTCGACGCGAAGCGCGTCACGTTCAAGTACGGGCTGGGCGACGAGTTCATCGGCATTCTCAAGACCCTCAACCAGCTGGGCCTCGACAAGACCGAGCCCATCCGGGTGCGCTCGGCGAACGGCCCCGTCATGGTGAGCCCCCGCGACGTCGTGGCCGCGGGCCTTCCCGACCCGGCCACCCTCGGGCCCCGGATGACCGGCAAGACCTGCGCGGGCCTCTGGGTCACGGGCACCGGAGTCGACGGCGCGCCCCGCGACGTCTACCTGTACCACGTCAGTGACAACGAGTGGACGATGGCCGAGTACGAGAGCCAGTGCGTCGTGTGGCAGACCGCCCTCAACCCCGTCATCGCCCTCGAGCTGCTCGCCTCGGGTGCGTGGAGCGGCGCGGGCGTGCTCGGCCCCGAGGCCTTCGACGCCCAGCCCTTCCTCGACCTCATGGCGCGCCCCGAGAACGAGGGCGGCTACGGCCAGCCGTGGGGCCTGCAGGAGCGCACGCCCGTCGCTTAG
- a CDS encoding helicase HerA-like domain-containing protein, with protein sequence MTDASEAVTAAQQALEQAQAALAAAEEAAARAAAQASEAAAPAASIPSEGPLDAEQVAAVRVGYQPEGAVLEMGALVNGEALPDVPIRIPIAMTNRHGLVAGATGTGKTKTLQVLAEQLSAAGVPVFAADIKGDLSGIAVAGQSSEKLLARTSGLGQQWQGVAHPTEFYCLGGIGHGIPVRATVSSFGPLMLSKVLGLNDTQESSLGLVFLYADQNGLPLVGLDDLRAVIQFLTSPEGKADLAELGGLSKATAGVILRELITFAAEGADVFFGEPEFDTAHFLRTTADGRGIVSLLEVPGVADKPALFSTFLMWLLADLFNDLPEVGDLDKPKLVFFFDEAHLLFRDASKDFLAAITQTVRLIRSKGVGIFFVTQSPKDVPGDVLAQLGSRVQHQLRAFTPDDAKALKAAVSTYPNSGYELDEVLTTLGIGEAIVTVMNEKGAPSPVAWTRLRAPQGSMDPAPAELVAATIAASPLLAQYGQAVDRESAYELLTGRMNAAAEAEAAREAAEQAAEQKDAAREEYEKALRDLQKKERTTTRTTNRRTTKPEPGVGDMLGDVLGSRTGQTVIREVVRGIFGTLGRR encoded by the coding sequence ATGACTGACGCGAGCGAGGCCGTCACGGCCGCCCAGCAGGCCCTCGAGCAGGCGCAGGCGGCACTGGCCGCAGCCGAAGAGGCCGCCGCGCGCGCCGCCGCGCAGGCGAGCGAGGCGGCGGCACCCGCGGCGAGCATCCCGAGCGAGGGCCCCCTCGATGCCGAGCAGGTCGCCGCCGTGCGTGTGGGGTACCAGCCCGAGGGGGCCGTGCTCGAGATGGGCGCGCTCGTCAACGGCGAGGCGCTGCCCGACGTGCCGATCCGCATTCCCATCGCCATGACCAACCGGCACGGCCTCGTCGCCGGCGCGACGGGCACGGGCAAGACGAAGACCCTGCAGGTGCTCGCCGAGCAGCTGAGCGCCGCGGGGGTGCCCGTCTTCGCCGCCGACATCAAGGGCGACCTCAGCGGCATCGCCGTGGCCGGGCAGAGCAGCGAGAAGCTGCTCGCCCGCACGAGCGGCCTCGGTCAGCAGTGGCAGGGCGTGGCGCACCCCACCGAGTTCTACTGCCTCGGCGGAATCGGTCACGGCATCCCCGTGCGCGCGACGGTCTCGAGCTTCGGGCCCCTCATGCTCAGCAAGGTGCTCGGCCTCAACGACACGCAGGAGTCGAGCCTCGGCCTCGTCTTCCTCTACGCCGACCAGAACGGGCTGCCGCTCGTGGGGCTCGACGACCTGCGCGCGGTCATCCAGTTCTTGACGAGCCCCGAGGGCAAGGCCGACCTCGCCGAGCTTGGCGGTCTCAGCAAGGCGACTGCCGGGGTCATCCTGCGCGAGCTCATCACCTTCGCCGCGGAGGGCGCCGACGTCTTCTTCGGCGAGCCCGAGTTCGACACCGCGCACTTCCTGCGCACGACGGCCGACGGCCGCGGCATCGTGAGCCTGCTCGAGGTGCCGGGTGTCGCCGACAAGCCGGCGCTGTTCTCGACCTTCCTCATGTGGCTGCTCGCCGACCTCTTCAACGACCTGCCCGAGGTCGGCGACCTCGACAAGCCGAAGCTCGTGTTCTTCTTCGACGAGGCGCACCTGCTGTTCCGCGATGCGAGCAAAGACTTCCTCGCCGCCATCACCCAGACGGTGCGGCTCATCCGCTCGAAGGGCGTCGGCATCTTCTTCGTCACCCAGTCGCCGAAAGACGTGCCGGGCGACGTGCTCGCGCAGCTCGGCTCGCGCGTGCAGCACCAGCTGCGCGCCTTCACGCCCGACGACGCGAAGGCCCTCAAGGCCGCCGTCTCGACCTACCCGAACAGCGGCTACGAGCTCGACGAGGTGCTCACGACGCTCGGCATCGGCGAGGCGATCGTGACCGTCATGAACGAGAAGGGCGCCCCCTCGCCCGTGGCCTGGACGCGCCTGCGCGCCCCCCAGGGCTCGATGGATCCCGCGCCCGCCGAGCTGGTCGCGGCGACGATCGCGGCCTCGCCCCTGCTCGCGCAGTACGGACAGGCGGTCGACCGCGAGTCGGCCTACGAACTGCTCACGGGACGCATGAACGCCGCGGCCGAGGCCGAGGCGGCGCGCGAGGCGGCCGAGCAGGCTGCCGAGCAGAAGGACGCCGCGCGCGAGGAGTACGAGAAGGCCTTGCGCGACCTGCAGAAGAAGGAGCGCACGACGACGCGCACGACGAACCGCCGCACGACGAAGCCCGAGCCGGGCGTCGGCGACATGCTCGGCGACGTGCTGGGCTCGCGCACCGGCCAGACCGTCATCCGCGAGGTCGTGCGCGGCATCTTCGGCACGCTCGGGCGGCGCTGA